Below is a window of Terriglobus sp. RCC_193 DNA.
AGTTCGCCGAGGTCTCCGAGGAAGCCACCGGCAACACCTTCATGCCCAACACCAAGAAGCTGATCGACAGCAGCGAGAAGGCGCAGGCGCAGTTTGAGGCCGTCAGGAAGCAGCTTCTCGCACGCCGTGCGCAGGTCGTCGCAGCCAAGGCATAACCCGCAGCATCCAATACTTGTTATGGCAACCAAAACACTCCGCTGTCCCACCTGTAGAACACTGATCACCGAGAAGGGCGATGACTTCCCCTTCTGCAGTGACCGCTGCCGCCGCATTGACCTGGGCAAGTGGGCCAGCGGAGACTACAAGATCACCTCGCCCATCCTTGACCCCGACCTGCTGGAAGACCTGGAACGCGAACAGCAGCGCAAGTACGAGAACTAAGGCCCAAGTGAGCGACATTCCCGACGCACAGCACGACACCATCACCCGCGACGAGGTCCTGTCCGCCGCACACCTTCCCGGTGTGAAGCGCACACGCTGGGCATGGATCGTAGGCACCTTCTTCGGCGCAGGCTTCCTCAAACCCGGTCCGGGAACCT
It encodes the following:
- a CDS encoding DNA gyrase inhibitor YacG gives rise to the protein MATKTLRCPTCRTLITEKGDDFPFCSDRCRRIDLGKWASGDYKITSPILDPDLLEDLEREQQRKYEN